Proteins encoded by one window of Streptomyces clavuligerus:
- a CDS encoding DUF1844 domain-containing protein, protein MSDTTPTAAPTGAGPAADAPDFTALARDIAEVPAVEVIVTVAVNLMSAAAVKLGLTEEGDEHKDLDEARKLVHALAGLLDASTTEVSSFHAAPLRDGLKSLQLAFREASLVPDEPGQGPGEKYTGPVYG, encoded by the coding sequence ATGAGTGACACCACCCCGACCGCAGCACCCACCGGGGCCGGCCCGGCCGCCGACGCCCCGGATTTCACCGCCCTGGCCCGCGACATCGCCGAGGTCCCGGCCGTCGAAGTGATCGTCACGGTCGCGGTGAACCTGATGAGCGCCGCCGCCGTCAAGCTCGGCCTGACCGAGGAGGGCGACGAGCACAAGGACCTCGACGAGGCCCGCAAGCTGGTGCACGCCCTGGCCGGGCTGCTCGACGCCAGCACCACCGAGGTCAGCTCGTTCCACGCGGCACCGCTGCGGGACGGGCTGAAGTCGCTCCAGCTCGCCTTCCGCGAGGCGTCGCTGGTGCCGGACGAGCCGGGCCAGGGGCCGGGTGAGAAGTACACCGGGCCGGTCTACGGCTGA
- the infC gene encoding translation initiation factor IF-3, with product MVLPNRRCAVVCQSAAQCYRGGSISAEPRINDRIRVPEVRLVGPSGEQVGIVPLAKALELAQEYDLDLVEVAANARPPVCKLMDYGKFKYESAMKAREARKNQAHTVIKEMKLRPKIDPHDYDTKKGHVVRFLKQGDKVKITIMFRGREQSRPELGFRLLQRLASDVEDLGFIESNPKQDGRNMIMVLGPHKKKTEAMAEAREAQAARKADRDAKAGQQAAAAPEEPSEG from the coding sequence TTGGTCTTACCAAACAGACGTTGCGCGGTTGTCTGCCAGTCAGCCGCGCAGTGCTACCGAGGAGGATCCATCAGCGCCGAGCCCCGCATCAACGACCGGATTCGCGTTCCGGAAGTGCGGCTTGTCGGTCCCAGCGGCGAGCAGGTCGGAATCGTCCCGCTCGCCAAGGCACTGGAGCTGGCACAGGAGTACGACCTCGACCTGGTCGAGGTCGCGGCGAACGCCCGGCCGCCCGTGTGCAAGCTCATGGACTACGGGAAGTTCAAGTACGAGTCGGCCATGAAGGCCCGTGAGGCGCGCAAGAACCAGGCGCACACGGTCATCAAGGAGATGAAGCTCCGGCCGAAGATCGACCCGCACGACTACGACACCAAGAAGGGTCATGTCGTCCGGTTCCTCAAGCAGGGTGACAAGGTCAAGATCACGATCATGTTCCGTGGTCGTGAGCAGTCCCGCCCCGAGCTTGGCTTCCGTCTGCTCCAGCGTCTCGCTTCCGATGTCGAGGACCTCGGATTCATCGAGTCGAACCCGAAGCAGGACGGCCGGAACATGATCATGGTTCTTGGCCCGCACAAGAAGAAGACCGAGGCCATGGCCGAGGCGCGTGAGGCCCAGGCCGCACGCAAGGCCGATCGCGACGCGAAGGCCGGCCAGCAGGCCGCCGCCGCGCCCGAGGAGCCGTCCGAGGGGTGA
- the rpmI gene encoding 50S ribosomal protein L35, giving the protein MPKNKTHSGSKKRFKITGSGKVLRERAGKRHLLEHKPSTLTRRLTGNAEMAPGDAKKIKKLLGK; this is encoded by the coding sequence ATGCCGAAGAACAAGACGCACAGCGGTTCCAAGAAGCGCTTCAAGATCACCGGCTCCGGCAAGGTGCTCCGTGAGCGCGCCGGCAAGCGCCACCTGCTGGAGCACAAGCCGTCCACGCTGACGCGTCGCCTCACGGGCAACGCTGAGATGGCTCCGGGCGACGCCAAGAAGATCAAGAAGCTTCTCGGCAAGTGA
- the rplT gene encoding 50S ribosomal protein L20 yields the protein MARVKRAVNAHKKRRAILEQASGYRGQRSRLYRKAKEQVTHSLVYNYNDRKKRKGDFRQLWIQRINAAARLNGMTYNRLIQGLKAANVEVDRKILAELAVNDANAFAALVEVAQKALPADVNAPKAAA from the coding sequence GTGGCACGCGTCAAGCGGGCAGTCAACGCCCACAAGAAGCGCCGGGCGATCCTGGAGCAGGCCAGCGGCTACCGCGGTCAGCGTTCGCGCCTGTACCGCAAGGCCAAGGAGCAGGTCACCCACTCGCTGGTCTACAACTACAACGACCGCAAGAAGCGCAAGGGCGACTTCCGTCAGCTGTGGATCCAGCGGATCAACGCCGCGGCCCGCCTGAACGGCATGACCTACAACCGCCTGATCCAGGGTCTGAAGGCCGCCAACGTCGAGGTGGACCGCAAGATCCTGGCGGAGCTGGCCGTCAACGACGCCAACGCGTTCGCCGCGCTGGTCGAGGTCGCGCAGAAGGCCCTGCCGGCCGACGTCAACGCGCCGAAGGCCGCCGCCTGA
- a CDS encoding TrmH family RNA methyltransferase gives MAAPELISPRSPRVAAARRLAKRNFRGKDRLFLAEGPQAVREAAGHRSGGEPTLTELFATVEAAERYADIVGAARAAGARVHLAGEDVITDISTTVTPQGLVGVCRFLDSPFDAVVRSRPTLVAVLANVRDPGNAGTVLRCADAAGADAVVLTDASVDLYNPKAVRASVGSHFHLPVAVGVPVERAVQGLREAGVRILAADGAGEHDLDAELDAGTMGGPTAWIFGNEAWGLPEETRALADAVVRVPIHGRAESLNLATAAAVCLYASARAQRTGGAR, from the coding sequence ATGGCCGCCCCCGAGTTGATCTCCCCGCGCTCCCCCCGGGTCGCCGCCGCCCGACGGCTGGCGAAGCGGAACTTCCGCGGCAAGGACCGGCTGTTCCTCGCCGAGGGGCCGCAGGCCGTGCGCGAGGCGGCCGGCCACCGCTCCGGCGGTGAACCCACGCTGACCGAGCTGTTCGCGACGGTCGAGGCCGCCGAGCGGTACGCGGACATCGTCGGCGCAGCCCGGGCCGCCGGGGCCCGGGTGCACCTCGCGGGCGAGGACGTGATCACGGACATCTCCACCACGGTCACCCCGCAGGGCCTCGTCGGCGTCTGCCGCTTCCTGGACTCCCCGTTCGACGCCGTCGTCCGCTCCCGTCCCACGCTCGTCGCGGTGCTCGCGAACGTCCGCGACCCCGGGAACGCCGGGACCGTGCTGCGCTGCGCCGACGCCGCCGGAGCCGACGCCGTGGTCCTCACCGACGCCTCCGTCGACCTCTACAACCCCAAGGCCGTCCGCGCCTCCGTCGGCTCCCACTTCCATCTGCCGGTGGCCGTCGGCGTGCCCGTCGAGCGGGCCGTCCAGGGGCTGCGGGAGGCCGGGGTGCGCATCCTCGCCGCCGACGGCGCGGGCGAGCACGACCTCGACGCCGAGCTGGACGCGGGCACCATGGGCGGCCCCACCGCGTGGATCTTCGGCAATGAGGCATGGGGGCTGCCCGAGGAGACCCGGGCCCTCGCCGACGCGGTCGTCCGCGTCCCCATCCACGGCCGGGCGGAGAGTCTGAACCTGGCGACCGCCGCGGCCGTTTGTCTGTATGCCTCGGCGCGCGCCCAGCGCACGGGGGGCGCGCGCTGA
- a CDS encoding sensor histidine kinase yields the protein MSVGTSRPAETPAALLSPIGEPGPAPGPGVSPAAPPPGVPDGAVTASAAGPRAVCGGSRDRTGVDLGLGPGLDPDDLPDGLVVVDEGGRVICFNAAAARIAAVRAGDVIGRPLEKALPLEDLKGRRWWALTDPYGGLATRVGQPERNLLLPGGREVLVSARYVRERPTGPVRRLVVTLRGTEARRRTERSHAELIATVAHELRSPLTSVKGFTATLLAKWERFTDDQKRLMLETVDADASRVTRLIAELLDISRIDSGRLEVRRQPVDIAAAVGRHVQAHMASGQGSDRFFVRVRRGLPALWADPDKIDQVLGNLLENAVRHGAGTVTIEVAPVAATGGESGAERGTAVTVSDEGPGIPEESMSRVFTRFWRGSKRGGTGLGLYIVKGIVEAHGGTITVGRGPGGGAEFRFTLPVGVPAALA from the coding sequence ATGAGTGTCGGGACGAGCAGGCCCGCGGAGACACCTGCCGCGTTGCTGAGCCCCATCGGTGAGCCCGGCCCCGCGCCAGGCCCCGGGGTCTCTCCCGCCGCCCCGCCCCCCGGCGTCCCCGACGGGGCGGTGACCGCGTCCGCCGCGGGCCCCCGGGCCGTCTGCGGCGGCTCCCGTGACCGCACCGGGGTCGATCTCGGCCTCGGCCCGGGGCTCGACCCCGACGACCTCCCCGACGGCCTGGTCGTCGTCGACGAGGGGGGCCGGGTGATCTGCTTCAACGCCGCCGCGGCCCGGATCGCCGCCGTACGGGCGGGGGACGTCATCGGCCGCCCCCTGGAGAAGGCCCTGCCGCTGGAGGACCTGAAGGGCCGCCGCTGGTGGGCGCTGACCGACCCGTACGGGGGGCTCGCCACCCGGGTGGGCCAGCCCGAGCGCAATCTGCTGCTGCCCGGCGGGCGCGAGGTCCTCGTCTCCGCGCGGTATGTGCGGGAACGGCCCACCGGACCGGTGCGGCGGCTGGTGGTCACCCTGCGGGGCACCGAGGCCCGGCGCCGCACCGAACGCAGCCACGCCGAGCTGATCGCCACCGTCGCCCATGAGCTGCGCTCCCCGCTGACCTCGGTGAAGGGCTTCACGGCCACCCTGCTCGCCAAGTGGGAGCGGTTCACCGACGACCAGAAGCGGCTGATGCTGGAGACCGTCGACGCCGACGCCAGCCGGGTCACCCGGCTGATCGCCGAGCTGCTCGACATCTCCCGGATCGACTCCGGCCGGCTGGAGGTGCGCCGCCAGCCCGTGGACATCGCGGCGGCCGTGGGCCGCCATGTCCAGGCCCATATGGCGAGCGGCCAGGGCTCGGACCGTTTCTTCGTCCGGGTCCGCCGGGGGCTGCCCGCCCTGTGGGCCGACCCCGACAAGATCGACCAGGTGCTCGGCAACCTCCTGGAAAACGCCGTGCGCCACGGCGCCGGAACCGTCACCATCGAGGTGGCACCGGTCGCCGCGACCGGTGGGGAGAGCGGCGCGGAGAGAGGGACGGCGGTCACCGTGAGCGACGAGGGCCCCGGTATCCCGGAGGAGTCCATGAGCCGGGTCTTCACCCGTTTCTGGCGGGGCAGCAAGCGCGGCGGCACCGGTCTCGGCCTCTACATCGTCAAGGGCATCGTCGAGGCGCACGGCGGCACGATCACCGTCGGGCGCGGGCCCGGCGGCGGCGCGGAGTTCCGATTCACCCTGCCCGTGGGCGTCCCGGCCGCTCTGGCCTGA
- the pheS gene encoding phenylalanine--tRNA ligase subunit alpha, which produces MSAPNKSYDPVEVEALKPEEIERMRDEALAAFAAAGDLEALAHAKVAHTGGTSPLALANREIGALPPQAKAEAGKRVGMARGAVSKALAARQTELEAERDARVLVEEAVDVTLPHDRVPAGARHPLTTLSERIEDIFVAMGYEVAEGPQIEAEWFNFDALNIGPDHPARGEHDTFFVAAPDGSADSGQVLRTHTSPVQIRSLLDREPPVYVVCPGRVYRTDELDATHTPVFHQVELLAVDEGLTMADLKGTLDHMVQSLFGEGMRTRLRPNFFPFTEPSAEMDMVCYVCRGESVGNPDRPCRTCSSEGWIELGGCGMVNPKVLVACGVDPQKYSGFAFGFGIERMLMFRHNVEDMRDMVEGDIRFTRPFGMEI; this is translated from the coding sequence ATGTCGGCACCCAACAAGTCGTACGACCCGGTCGAGGTCGAGGCACTGAAACCAGAAGAGATCGAGCGCATGCGGGACGAGGCGCTCGCCGCCTTCGCCGCCGCGGGCGACCTCGAAGCCCTCGCCCACGCGAAGGTCGCGCACACCGGCGGGACCTCGCCGCTCGCGCTCGCCAACCGTGAGATCGGCGCCCTGCCGCCGCAGGCGAAGGCCGAGGCCGGCAAGCGCGTGGGCATGGCCCGGGGCGCGGTGAGCAAGGCGCTCGCCGCCCGCCAGACCGAGCTGGAGGCCGAGCGCGACGCCCGGGTGCTGGTCGAGGAGGCGGTCGATGTCACGCTGCCCCACGACCGGGTGCCCGCCGGTGCCCGCCACCCGCTCACCACGCTCTCCGAGCGCATCGAGGACATCTTCGTGGCCATGGGCTACGAGGTCGCCGAAGGCCCGCAGATCGAGGCCGAGTGGTTCAACTTCGACGCGCTGAACATCGGCCCCGACCACCCCGCCCGGGGCGAGCACGACACCTTCTTCGTCGCCGCCCCCGACGGCTCCGCCGACTCGGGCCAGGTGCTGCGGACCCACACCTCCCCGGTGCAGATCCGCTCGCTGCTCGACCGCGAGCCCCCCGTCTACGTCGTCTGCCCGGGCCGGGTGTACCGCACCGACGAGCTGGACGCCACCCACACGCCCGTCTTCCACCAGGTCGAGCTGCTCGCCGTGGACGAGGGGCTGACCATGGCCGACCTCAAGGGCACGCTCGACCACATGGTGCAGTCGCTCTTCGGCGAGGGCATGCGGACCCGGCTGCGGCCGAACTTCTTCCCGTTCACCGAGCCGTCCGCCGAGATGGACATGGTCTGCTACGTCTGCCGCGGCGAGTCCGTCGGCAACCCGGACCGGCCCTGCCGCACCTGCTCCAGCGAGGGCTGGATCGAGCTGGGCGGCTGCGGCATGGTCAACCCCAAGGTGCTGGTCGCCTGTGGGGTCGACCCCCAGAAGTACAGCGGATTCGCCTTCGGGTTCGGCATCGAGCGGATGCTGATGTTCCGCCACAACGTCGAGGACATGCGAGACATGGTCGAGGGTGACATCCGGTTCACCCGGCCGTTCGGGATGGAGATCTGA